In Fusarium musae strain F31 chromosome 7, whole genome shotgun sequence, a single window of DNA contains:
- a CDS encoding hypothetical protein (EggNog:ENOG41) has product MSASILKRATCSIASKTYSHGRIAALRKTPFASKPICQRSMHTTENDSAKPMNPDPRENPAHELTLARGTNVGRKRFSDFELAGKVFIVTGGAQGLGLTLAESLVEAGGKGWHEAQARVVPEWGGSLHYCKQDVSDAEGLDRLITAIADENQGLDGAIAAAGVQHISPTVEYNADEVEQMLSINYTGVFMTAKSAAKQMMKYKKRGSICLIASISGLKANRGLVSPVYNSSKAAVIQLARNLAMEWSPIQKDGTGGIRVNCISPGHIMTPMVQSNFEEVPGMREEWEREIIMGRLAETQEFKGAALFLLSNASSYMTGNNLVIDGGHTSW; this is encoded by the exons ATGTCTGCTTCAATACTCAAGCGAGCGACTTGCTCAATCGCTAGCAAGACATACTCTCATGGACGGATAGCTGCTCTTCGGAAAACACCTTTCGCCTCTAAGCCAATTTGTCAACGATCAATGCACACCACAGAAAATGACAGTGCAAAACCAATGAATCCAGACCCCAGAGAGAATCCTGCTCATGAACTCACTTTAGCACGAGGGACAAATGTCGGTCGCAAGCGTTTCTCAGATTTTGAGCTCGCTGGAAAGGTCTTTATCGTCACAGGCGGTGCTCAAGGTCTTGGATTGACCTTAGCTGAGAGTCTTGTCGAAGCTGGCGGAAAAG GATGGCATGAAGCTCAAGCACGCGTCGTCCCAGAATGGGGCGGATCTCTACACTACTGCAAACAAGACGTATCAGACGCCGAAGGTCTCGATAGACTCATCACCGCCATCGCAGATGAGAATCAAGGTCTCGACGGCGCGATAGCCGCTGCAGGCGTCCAGCATATTTCACCCACCGTGGAATATAATGCAGATGAAGTAGAACAAATGCTCTCCATCAACTACACGGGCGTTTTCATGACGGCCAAATCAGCCGCCAAGCAAATGATGAAGTACAAGAAACGCGGAAGCATCTGTCTCATCGCCAGTATTTCCGGCCTCAAAGCGAACCGCGGTCTTGTTTCGCCCGTTTATAACTCCAGCAAAGCAGCTGTTATCCAACTTGCGCGCAATCTTGCTATGGAATGGAGTCCTATTCAGAAAGACGGCACTGGAGGGATTCGCGTCAATTGTATTAGCCCTGGACATATCATGACGCCCATGGTGCAGAGCAACTTTGAGGAGGTGCCTGGCATGCGGGAGGAGTGGGAGAGGGAGATCATCATGGGGAGATTGGCGGAGACGCAGGAGTTTAAGGGTGCGgcgttgttcttgttgagcaATGCTAGTAGTTACATGACGGGGAATAACCTTGTGATTGATGGAGGACATACGTCGTGGTAA
- a CDS encoding hypothetical protein (EggNog:ENOG41), with protein MVGRKNVTGKAVSFDLAFSPKSSLKRSTPGFTPQEGSPSIDPTPTIYPSGTGTPNRSHGPLVESALYRDCNLALNNILLLDSRNELPPRISALVESLKQGRSSPEPIPQDNDDLYAMEAGTSEPKVEEFVRNSIIPPSSSTDKIQRSDRVFVGRAVIPITNPYARISVPVPDLLYGYRFSAFEHDQQMQIATCGNFAFVNSEGLTFPFFTVEIKGDGPSSKGSL; from the coding sequence ATGGTAGGTAGAAAGAACGTCACCGGGAAAGCCGTCTCCTTTGACCTGGCGTTTTCTCCTAAATCATCCCTTAAGCGCTCGACTCCCGGGTTCACTCCTCAAGAAGGTAGTCCATCTATTGACCCGACACCGACCATTTACCCATCTGGCACTGGCACACCTAATCGATCCCACGGGCCTCTCGTAGAGAGTGCCCTCTACCGGGATTGCAACCTtgccctcaacaacatcctcttACTCGACTCTCGAAATGAACTCCCGCCTCGTATCTCTGCCCTTGTCGAATCCCTCAAGCAAGGTCGATCATCCCCTGAGCCTATCCCCCAGGATAACGATGATCTCTACGCCATGGAAGCCGGTACCAGTGAACCAAAGGTTGAAGAATTCGTTCGAAACAGCATCATCCCCCCGAGTTCCAGCACAGACAAAATCCAGCGCAGCGATCGTGTCTTTGTAGGCAGGGCAGTTATCCCCATCACCAATCCCTACGCGAGAATCAGTGTTCCTGTTCCCGATCTCCTATACGGGTATCGCTTCTCTGCCTTCGAGCACGACCAGCAAATGCAGATCGCAACATGTGGTAACTTTGCGTTTGTGAACAGCGAGGGCCTTACATTTCCCTTCTTTACAGTCGAAATCAAAGGCGATGGACCATCCAGCAAAGGTAGTCTCTAG
- a CDS encoding hypothetical protein (EggNog:ENOG41), with product MASSTLEATGAPATRITSTASTIADYAYPYGHLGHLTQKQEEAFVQFKKVLEERGLLKVGPPPSHDDPLILRYLRARRWNVEDAYTQFKETEDWRKANDLDVLYDTIDLSAYDFSRRLYPQWTGRRDRRGIPLYVFEVKTLDSKTVHEYEKVGASSTFSKAKSDGKTPNGLLRLFALYENLTRFNMPFCTQLLDREHPEVPITLSTNIVDISGVGLKQFWNLKQHMQAASQLATAHYPETLDRIFVIGAPAFFSTVWGWIKRWFDPITVSKIFILGHHEVKSVLEQYIEPRNIPKKYGGELDYKFGELGNPDPNWEGVVEFENGHKTFPSGPLLWEEDSNGRLVCMAKGSKDGQPRNERICTIPKTFGLAPVVEISSGETVVETPAETTDAAALNGNGHPVSPQGTHDDGVQTDDALLSGDVNEKLKLQDDKPVAAQTTTV from the exons ATGGCCTCCTCTACTCTCGAAGCTACCGGCGCTCCAGCCACGCGCATCACCTCTACTGCCTCCACCATTGCGGACTATGCTTATCCCTATGGCCATCTGGGACACTTGACGCAGAAGCAGGAGGAGGCTTTTGTCCAGTTTAAGAAGGTCCTTGAGGAGAGGGGTCTTTTGAAAGTTGGACCTCCGCCTTCTCATGATGATCCTTTGATCTT GCGATACTTGCGCGCGCGAAGATGGAATGTCGAGGATGCGTATACTCAATTCAAAGAGACAGAAGATTGGCGCAAGGCAAACGATTTGGACGTCTTATACGACACCATTGATCTAAGCGCCTACGATTTCAGCCGTCGCCTC TACCCCCAATGGACCGGCCGACGCGACCGTCGCGGAATCCCCCTCTACGTTTTTGAAGTCAAGACCCTCGACTCCAAGACCGTCCACGAGTATGAAAAGGTCGGCGCATCGAGTACCTTTTCCAAAGCCAAGTCCGACGGCAAGACGCCAAACGGTCTGTTGCGCTTATTCGCCTTGTATGAGAACTTGACGCGCTTCAACATGCCGTTCTGCACACAACTCCTCGACCGCGAGCATCCCGAGGTTCCTATCACATTGAGCACAAACATTGTTGATATTTCGGGCGTCGGGCTGAAGCAGTTCTGGAATCTTAAGCAGCATATGCAGGCTGCTTCACAACTGGCCACGGCGCATTACCCCGAGACGCTGGATCGCATATTCGTGATTGGCGCGCCGGCGTTTTTCAGCACTGTTTGGGGTTGGATCAAGCGCTGGTTCGATCCTATCACTGTGTCCAAGATTTTCATCCTCGGTCATCACGAGGTGAAGAGTGTTCTGGAGCAGTACATTGAACCCCGAAACATTCCTAAGAAATATGGCGGCGAACTTGATTACAAGTTTGGAGAACTCGGTAACCCTGATCCTAACTGGGAGGGTGTCGttgagtttgagaatggaCACAAGACGTTCCCCAGCGGACCGTTATTGTGGGAGGAGGACTCGAACGGAAGACTAGTCTGTATGGCTAAGGGCTCCAAGGACGGCCAACCTCGAAACGAGAGAATCTGCACAATTCCCAAGACCTTTGGCCTCGCGCCCGTGGTGGAAATCTCCAGCGGCGAAACAGTTGTTGAAACACCAGCGGAAACCACCGACGCAGCTGCCCTCAACGGAAACGGCCACCCCGTATCTCCCCAAGGAACACATGACGATGGTGTTCAGACCGACGATGCGCTCTTGAGCGGCGACGTGAACGAGAAGTTGAAACTGCAAGACGACAAGCCTGTCGCGGCACAGACGACTACTGTGTGA